The sequence below is a genomic window from Cobetia sp. cqz5-12.
GGCAGGGCATACAGAGACAGCGCGTAGTCCCACAATCCGATAGAATATGCGCCCATCAAGTCGGCCTCTTCGTGTGTCACGGATGATGTCTCTTCGTATATCACCGATGATGTCTCTTCACGTGTCGCGCTCAGCAGCTTGCTGCGTCGTAGCGTTCGTGTCGGTGGCGGTGAACGGGAGTCCGACGCCCCCCGTATTTTCTGATCGAGGTTGTCATGATTGCACTGCGCCAGCTCGCCCTGCAACGCGGCGGAGCACCGCTGATCGACGAAGCGGACCTGACGCTGCATGCCGGTCACAAGGCCGGTATCGTCGGCCCCAATGGCGCCGGCAAGTCGAGCCTGTTCGGCCTGATTCTCGGCGAGCTGACGCCCGACAGCGGCACGGTATCGCTGGCCGGTGGCGTGCGTGTCGCGCACATGGCGCAGGAAATCGATGCGCTGGAGCGCCCGATCGTCGACTACGTCATGGACGGGGACCACGCGCTGCGCGAGACCGAGCGCGCCCTGGCGGCCGCCGAAGAAAGCGGCGAGCACCAGCGTCAGGCCGAGTTGCACGCCCACTTCGACACTCTCGATGGCTATACCGCACGGGCACGTGCCGAGCAGCTGCTGGTCGGCCTCGGCTTCAGCCAGGCGCAGCTCGGTCAGCCGCTGGCGGCCTTCTCGGGTGGCTGGCGCATGCGGGCCAATCTGGCGCGCACCCTGTTCACGCCGTCCGACCTGCTGCTGCTGGATGAGCCGACCAACCACCTGGATCTCGATGCGCTGCTGTGGCTGGAGCAATGGCTGGCGCGTTATCCCGGCGCACTGCTGCTGATCTCCCACGACCGCGACTTCCTCGATGCGGTGTGTGATCACATCATCCACTTCGATCGCCGCAAGCTGGTGGTCTACAAGGGCAACTACAGCCGCTTCGAGCGCACGCGTTCCGAGCGGCTGGTGCGCGAGCAGGTCGAGCACGAGAAGACCATGGCGCGGCGCGCCGAGATCGAGGATTTCGTGCGTCGCTTCAAGGCCAAGGCTACCAAGGCACGTCAGGCCCAGAGTCGCATGAAGATGCTGGAGCGCATGGAGGAGACGGCGGCAGTGAAAGCCGACTCCCCGTTCCACTTCACCATCCCGTGCTCCGACAAGATCTCGCATCCGCTGCTGGGGCTGGACCGCGCGGTGATCGGCTATCCCGGTCAGCCGCCGCAGCTCTCGGGCGTGCGTTTCTCGCTGTTGCCCGGTCAGCGTATCGGTCTGCTCGGCCCCAACGGCGCGGGCAAGTCGACGTTGATCAAGGCACTCACCGGCGAGCTTGCGCTGGTCGAGGGCCAGCGGACCGCCGGTGAGCATCTGGCCATCGGCTACTTCGCCCAGCATCAGGTGGACGGGCTCGACCTGTCCTCGACGCCCTTCAATCATGTGCTGCGCCTGTCACCGTCGGCGGGCGAGCTGGAGATCCGCACCTTCCTCGGCAGCTTCGGCTTCCACGGCGATGAGGTCTACGCCACGGTGGAGTCGTTCTCCGGTGGCGAGAAGGCACGTCTGGCGCTGTCGCTGATCGCGTGGCAGAAGCCCAATCTGCTGCTGCTGGATGAGCCGACCAACCACCTGGATCTCGACATGCGCGAGGCGCTTACCGATGCGCTGGCGACCTTCGAGGGCACCGTGATTCTGGTCTCCCACGACCGCCACCTGCTGCGTGCCTGCGTCGATGAATTCTGGTGCATCGCCGATGGCCGCGTGACGCCCTTCGATGGCGATCTGGATGACTATCGTGCTTGGCTCAAGGCGCGGGTCGAGGGTGAGCGGCGTGAAGCGCGCGCCCAGAAGGATGCCGATGCCGGCACTGACAGTACGCGTACGCCGGACCGCAAGGAGGCGCGCCGTCAGGCGGCTGAACTGCGCGAGAAGCTGCGTCCGCTCAAGAAGGTCAGCGACAAGGCCGAGCAGAAGATGAGCATGGCGCAGGGCGAGCTGGACAAGATCGAGGAAGCGCTGGGCGACGCCACGCTCTACGAAGCGGACCGCAAGGCGGAGCTGACCAGGCTGCTGGCCAGCCAGGGCGAGATCAAGAGCCGCCTCGATGAGGCCGAAGCCGAATGGTTCGAGGCTCAGGAAGCGCTGGAAGAGATGGAAGCCCAGCTCAAGGCGGCTGACTAGCCCATGCGGCTTGACCGCTGGCTGACACGCCAGCCCCAGCTCAACCGCCGTCATGCGCTATCGGCGCTGGCGGCGGGGCGGGTCTGGGTCAACGGCGAGGAGGTGAACGACCCGTTGCATGAGGTCGGTCCCTTCGATGACATTCACCTGTCAGCGCCTGACGCGACCGTCTGCCTGCAGGTCGCGCGGCGTCCGCGTCATATCCTGCTCAACAAGCCCGCCGGGGTCGTGACGGCCTGTCATGACCCCGAACACCTCACCGTGATCGATGTGCTGCGTGACTCTCTTGAGGCGCGCGGCGAGGACAGCGGCTGGCTGGCCGAGATTCACCACGTCGGGCGTCTCGACCGTGCGACGACCGGCGCCCTGCTGCTGACCAACGATGGCGAAGTCTCGGCGCGCATCAGCGATGCCGGGCTCGAGGGGCCCGCCAAGCGCTATCGCATGGGGCTGGAGCGGCCCCTGACGGAGGCCGAACAGGAAAGCGCCATCGCACAGGTTCGCCAAGGGGTGCTG
It includes:
- a CDS encoding ATP-binding cassette domain-containing protein, yielding MIALRQLALQRGGAPLIDEADLTLHAGHKAGIVGPNGAGKSSLFGLILGELTPDSGTVSLAGGVRVAHMAQEIDALERPIVDYVMDGDHALRETERALAAAEESGEHQRQAELHAHFDTLDGYTARARAEQLLVGLGFSQAQLGQPLAAFSGGWRMRANLARTLFTPSDLLLLDEPTNHLDLDALLWLEQWLARYPGALLLISHDRDFLDAVCDHIIHFDRRKLVVYKGNYSRFERTRSERLVREQVEHEKTMARRAEIEDFVRRFKAKATKARQAQSRMKMLERMEETAAVKADSPFHFTIPCSDKISHPLLGLDRAVIGYPGQPPQLSGVRFSLLPGQRIGLLGPNGAGKSTLIKALTGELALVEGQRTAGEHLAIGYFAQHQVDGLDLSSTPFNHVLRLSPSAGELEIRTFLGSFGFHGDEVYATVESFSGGEKARLALSLIAWQKPNLLLLDEPTNHLDLDMREALTDALATFEGTVILVSHDRHLLRACVDEFWCIADGRVTPFDGDLDDYRAWLKARVEGERREARAQKDADAGTDSTRTPDRKEARRQAAELREKLRPLKKVSDKAEQKMSMAQGELDKIEEALGDATLYEADRKAELTRLLASQGEIKSRLDEAEAEWFEAQEALEEMEAQLKAAD
- a CDS encoding pseudouridine synthase, with the protein product MRLDRWLTRQPQLNRRHALSALAAGRVWVNGEEVNDPLHEVGPFDDIHLSAPDATVCLQVARRPRHILLNKPAGVVTACHDPEHLTVIDVLRDSLEARGEDSGWLAEIHHVGRLDRATTGALLLTNDGEVSARISDAGLEGPAKRYRMGLERPLTEAEQESAIAQVRQGVLLEHDPRPTLPAQLAFLTADQARLTLHEGRHHHVKRLWRSLGNRVVWLHRESVAGLSLEGLAPGEWRELTREECSRLGAAQPRG